In the genome of bacterium, the window ACTTATTTTAATTCGCTGTCTGAATGGTTTGCAAATTTTGCAGAAATGCGACTTTCTCCTTGCTTTTTTTGCATAGTCATCCTACTATTGGATAACGAGCGTCGCCGGGTTGACTTGGTCCCCGGTTTGAGCGATTCGCCTGCAAGGGTTACCAATGAAGGCATGGAAAGCCGGGGGGCTGCTCCTACTTCTTCTGGGGCTTACTGCATCGGCGTTTGCCGGAAATTTATCCGGTAATGTATCGGGTGTCTTGAGATTTGAAAACTCGCCGTATTCGGTTGTTGGACCCATCACAGTACCATCCGACTCGCAATTAGTCATCGAGCCGGGTGTTGACCTGCGCTTTGCACAAGGCGCAGCTCTGATCGTTCGGGGTCGACTGATCGTTATGGGGACGATCAGTCAGCGAGTCATATTCCAAGGTGGCGACGGTCAGACTTGGAATGGTATTCGTTTTGAAGACGGTTTGCCAGAGGTGAGTACACTATCTAATGTGGAAATTCGCAACTCCAGCAATCCGGTATTTGTCGATATGTCTAACGTCGTCATCGACTCATCACTGATCTACGGATCGAATAAAGGGTTGTTTGTAACACGTTCGACGGTGTTGCTTTCAAATTCTTTGTTGGTTATGACGATCACACAACTGGAACCGGGTGTTGGAGTTGATGCGATCGACAGCGATATCCAAGTGATGCGCGACACGATTTTGGTAAATTCCTCCGGTGTCTGTGAGAATGTCACTGGGATCAGTGTCCAACAAGGCACAGCGACGCTTTCCAGTAATGTTATCCAAGTAAACTCGAATAGCGCTTTTGTCACTTGTGGTATTTATCTACTTAGTCAGGACGATGCGTTAGTCAGTCGAAACATAGTAAAAGTTACCAGTCTTCTGTTCTCTTGCGGGATGAAACTCGAAAACTCAGGTGCCGGCGTTTATA includes:
- a CDS encoding right-handed parallel beta-helix repeat-containing protein; its protein translation is MKAWKAGGLLLLLLGLTASAFAGNLSGNVSGVLRFENSPYSVVGPITVPSDSQLVIEPGVDLRFAQGAALIVRGRLIVMGTISQRVIFQGGDGQTWNGIRFEDGLPEVSTLSNVEIRNSSNPVFVDMSNVVIDSSLIYGSNKGLFVTRSTVLLSNSLLVMTITQLEPGVGVDAIDSDIQVMRDTILVNSSGVCENVTGISVQQGTATLSSNVIQVNSNSAFVTCGIYLLSQDDALVSRNIVKVTSLLFSCGMKLENSGAGVYIHNNSVRLMSQNTSSYGLMIEDGRSINIRNNVVWGNNFGWGIV